The DNA sequence AGTGATCGGGCTGTATTTTCCGTTCCGCGATTATCAACTCCTCGCCCGCATCGCCATTCAAACGATGGCCAAACTCGGTCCCATTGGAAGCGAGGCGTTGCGTGAAACAGGAAAGCGGTTCGGCCGTGAGCTCATCGCCAGCCGTTTGCCGCATAACGGCACAGCGAGCGCGCTCACCATGGCGGACAAAATCGCCATAATGGAAGAGGCGGCCGAAGCGGCTGGATTTTTGCCGCAATTGCACTATGATGAAGAAAAAGGAGTGCTATACCTCGATATTTTCAACTGCCCGTTCAAAGAAATCGCCGCGCAAGCACCTGATACCGTCTGCGGCATGCATCACGCTTTTTTGGAGGGAATGGTCGAGACGCTGTTTGCCGGTGCTGAAGTAACGGAAACGGAAAATATGATGGAAGGCAGCCACCGCTGCGCCTACCGCACCATCATCCGTCCGTGACAGCGTCCCTCCTTCCTTCTTTTTTGTCTGAAGCAAGCAACGGCCGGCATTGGCATCATTTCTTACCACTTGTCCGAAAGCGTTATTTACATTCCCAATCATTGTACATTATAATAAGTAAAGACCAATGGATTGCTCAAAAAGGAGGGATACATAATGGATCGCATGTTCCGCGTCTTGGCTTTTTGGACTGGCATTTTTGCCGTCATGTTTTATCTTGGCCATATGCATACGACATCGCTCATCTTCTTTGGCCAAACCGTGTTTTTCCTTTTCGTCGGCTTTTTGAAACTGACCGAGCGAATGTACATTTACATTTTCGGGGCGTATTTGACGATTTTCTTTGCCGCTTTTACATACTGGACGACGTTCATGATGGTGCCCGGCATGGGCGAATGAAAACAGGCAGAGCCCGTTCTCTGCCTGTTTGTCTTTATGGCAAAAATTCCGGCGCCGCCCAAATGTCCGGGATGGGAAGCTTCACGCCTTTTTGTCCGATGAGCACATCGAAAAAACGGCTGATGCCGTCATCGGCGACCAACGCGCGAAGCATCCGGTCTTCCCGGCTCGGCGGGGCAAACAACTCCGCGCTTTTGGAAACTGCCCATTCGTCCAAGAGACCGGCAGCAAGCAAAAACCGATCTTGGCGGAGAAACGCCACCTCCTCCCACCCGGTCTGCCGGGCGTACAAGCGGATGGCATCCCATTGTACATGGGCCGTCAAATCCATCTCCCCAGGACGGTGAAGCGGGTCGGGGACGAGCCGATGGCGGAAATAACCCCGCAAGCTGCCGTGCCGCCGCGCCGGCGCCCGCAGCTGTTCGTCCGTATAACCATAATCAATCGTCACCATCACCGCCTGGCGAAACTGCGGCCCGATGTCAAGCCAAAATGATCTTGCCGCGAGCGGCACTTCCAAGCGCTGCCCTTCGGCAAGCGAGAGGCCGCGCTCAGCCAAGTAGCGGGCAATATCCAAATTGCAAAGCGGCTCCTTTTCCTCGACGAGCCGACCGTCACGGGCGGCGACGAAACATTCATAAAGAATCCCTTGTTCCTTTGCAATCACATGAACCGGGAGTGCGTCAAAAAATTCATTGCTGAATACGATCCCAGAAAACGGCCCACGCTCGGCGAGCCAGCGAGAGACGTTGTCATATTGCTCCACTTTATCGGCAGCCGCGCGAAGCGTTTCCCGCTGCCTTTGACGGTGGAACAGGCTTTGATCGATGATCGTATACGACAACTCACGGTATGTATCAGGGCTTTTTTTCTCCCATTCTTCCAATATCGCCAGCGCCAAACGTCCATCCCCGCCCCCCACTCGCAAATCGCCGGCGGCAGGCCGCCCCGCTCGACAATCCGAATGAAAAACGAAGCAAGCGCTTTTCCGAATACGGCAGCGAACGAGCTGTTCGTAATGAAATCTCCCTTCCTGCCGATTTTCGTCCGCTCGCGCATATAATAGCCCGCCTGTGCGTCATAAAGCGCCATGTTCATATAATCGGCGTATGACACCCGCCTCCCGGCGCCGCGGCAATTTGTTCGTACAGTTGTCCCATGATGGTTTCCTTCCGTGAACTACCCACCACCTACGCTTCGCTTAGAGGTGGGGGCTTCAAGCGACTTGTGTGTGTTCGCTGAACGGTAAGCCACACACAAGAACCCTTTACGCTTCCCTTCGTTCCGAAGGTGTCCGTTCTAGCCATATTCTATCATATTCGTTGGCTAACACCAACCGAAATTCATCTCCCACTTTCACTGGTGCTGGCGCACCTTCACGTTTAGAAGTAGGAGACTTCTTTCGGAGGGAAGTTAAATTTTTTATTTTTACTATTGACATAGTGAAAATAATGGTATATGGTTACAGTAGTAGCTTAACTATATCCCCTCCCATTATTATGGATAGAACATCCCCCAAAAACCCTTCTTGGCGCGGCTGAGAGGGGTTTTTTTATTTTGCAGGCTTCACAGGCAGACGCCTGTCTGCCTGTTTCCATGCCCTCTCCGGAAGCCCTGCCGTGCGGCGGCTGTCGGGAAATCAAGAAAACCCGTGCAAAAATGGATTGGTGTCCATTTCCATGCCGATCGTCGTCTCCGGTCCATGCCCGGACAAAACCAACGTCTCTTCAGGCAGCGTCAACAGCTTGCGGTGAATGCTTGCCAACAGCTGCTGGTGGTTGCCGCCCGGCAAATCGGTGCGCCCGATGCTGCCGGCAAACAGCGCATCGCCTGAAAATACGAGCTGCGCGGCTTCACAGTAATACGAGACGCTGCCCGGCGAATGGCCAGGCGTTTCCCGCACGTCAAACACAAACGGACCGATCGTCAACGTCGTCCGCCCTGTAAGGCATGTCGGCTCGCAACGGACAACGACCGGACCGCCGAAATAAAGTGAACCGTTGAGCGCCGGATCTTGCAGCCATGATTTTTCGTTTTCATGCACATACACGGGAATATCCCAGCGGGCGAGCACATCAGAAATGCCGCCGATATGGTCAAAATGGGCATGCGTCAGCAAAATCGCCAGCGGGGTCAATTTCTTTTCTTCAATTCGGCGCACGATCGTTGCTCCTTCCGCTCCAGGGTCAATGATGACACATGCACCGTCCGCGGCCGACAACAAGTAGGCGTTCGCCTGAATCGGGCCGACAGGAATGCGCGTCCATTCCATCACCGTCTCCTCCTTATCGTTGGCATGGTCAGCGTTATCCTTATTTTACCGTTTTTCTCCCGCCGATGAAAGAGAAACATGCAAATGCGGAACAGACCTCGACAAAAGAAAAAAAAAAGATTACAATGAAAAAGAATGAGCTCGCTTGTACATACTGTTTCACAAGGGGGTAAAACGGATGGGTACAGTCATTATTTTTGCGCTCGTGACGTTGCTCGCCCTTTACGGCATGCTCCGCACGCTGCGCGAGAAAAATGTGCTCGGATTTTTATTTGGGCTTGGCACAGCGGCGGTTTTCGGCTGGTTTACAGTGATGACGATTTTGCACCACGGCATTCCGACAGGCACACACTGAAAACGCAAGAGGCGGACGGAGCCTCTTGCGTTTTTTCACACCTTTCAGAGCATTGCGATGCAATTGGCAGCCCATGCGGCATTTCTCCGCAAACGCCGCCTTCAAGCCATTTCGAGCGCAGCCAAAAACAAACCGAGGCTGTCGCGGTATATTTGCGCAAATTGCGAGAGCGGTAGCGGGTTGACCCCTTCTCCGAGTTCGACCGTATAGCCTCTGCGCCGCCATGTCTGAATGAACCAGTCGCGGTAGCCGGCGTGGCTGTCAATATAGCGAATCGCTTGGTATCCGCTCGCTTCGGCCATCGCCTTGACGGCCGCCTCCGCTTCTGGCGGCTCCAATCCTTCGTACCCCCAATAAATCTCCTTTCCTTGTGTATGAAACGCAACAACCATTGCAAAATCCCCTTCTTCAGCCAGCGCTGCCATCGCTTTCGCCTCCGGCTCGGTGAGCGGGGCGAAGCCGGGAAAATCACGCGGCGCCGGTCCCTTTGGCGGTTTGCGTGCCTGTTCAATTTCCCAGCGGGCCGGAAACTGGTTGTTTAAGTCGATGCCACGAATGTTCGCTTTCCACTGGGAAAAATCAGCGGCCCCACCGTTAATGCGGATGGCTTCACTCCGGTGCGGCTCCTTCTCGGGAGGACCGTTCAACACAAGATTGACGCCATCGGGATTGACCATCGGCACGACGGAAAGAGTCGTTTTATGGTAATACTCGAGAACCCGGCGGCCGGCCAACATGTCGTCATTGACAAGCGCCCGCACATAGTCGTCGATGAGCGCCATTAATACTGCCGTTGTAATCCATTCGTTGGCATGGAACGATCCGTTCATATGGACGCGCACCGGGCCGCGGCCGATTTGCAGCTCAACAAGCGGCAAACCGAGCACGCTGTATCCGATCGTCCGCTGGCGCACAAACGGGTAATGGCGGACGATCACGTCAATATCCTCCGTCAAAGCGGCAAAATCGTACGGCCGGACGCTGCGAACGACAGGAGCGGCGATCCGCATAGGCAGCGGCGCTGTTCCGTCAATGACCGCCATCGCCCCCGGCATCCGCCGCAACGCCTCGATCGGCAGCGATAGACTGCGGGAGAGTGTTTCCCATGACTCGATGACGCCATATCCCGGAATAGCGACTGTCTGTCCGGGACGCAGCCTTCCTTTGTCGACATGTGGATTGGCGTCTACAATCAACTCCGTCGGCACTGAAAACCATTGCCCGTATTTTTCAAGCGTATCGCCAGGCCATGCTTGGACGCGCATGCGCCATCTCCCCTTCCCTTTCTTCTACCTTCAACATATGCGGCAGGCGCCAAAAAATGAAAACAACGGCTTGCTCCAGCAAGGGAGCAAGCCGTTGCGGTTTAGGCGCCGATGAGCGATTTCGCCAACCAGGCGCCGCCGATGACTCCGGCGTCATTGCCGAGCGTTGCCAGCACGATCTCCGCTCCGGCGGCGACACGCGGAAAAGCATAGCGGCGGAAATGGGCGGCGACATGCTCAACGAGCAGTGCCCCCGCCTTCGAGACACCGCCGCCGATCACAATTTTCTCCGGATTGGTCACATTAGCCGCATTCGCCAACGCCAAACCGAGATAGCGCGTCACCTCCTCAACAACCTCAAGCGCGAGCGCATCCCCCGTTTTGGCGGCGTCAAACACAGCTTTGGCGGTGACATCGCCGCCGCGGAGCGCGCTCGGACGCTCGCTGGCAGCCAGCTTTTCGCCGGCAATCCGCACAATGCCGGTCGCCGACGCAATCGTTTCCAAACAGCCCGTTTTGCCGCAGTTGCACGGCGCGCCGCCGTCTGCAACCATCGTCATATGGCCGATTTCTCCACCGGCGCCGTTCGTCCCGCGCACGATGGCCCCGTTGGCGATTACGCCGCCGCCAACGCCGGTGCCGAGCGTCACAAACAGCAAATGGCGCGCCCCTCCCCCGGCCCCTTTCCACATTTCGCCGAGGGCGGCGATATTCGCGTCATTGTCGACGGCCACCGGCAGCCCTGTCTCTTCTTCGAGCTGTCGTTTTAAGGGGTAGTGTTTCCATCCTAGATTGACCGCTTCATACAGCATTCCTGTTTCTTCCTGAACCGGCCCGGGGGCGCCGATTCCGATGGCGAGCAGCTGTTCTTTCGTTCCGCCAAGCCGGGCGAGCGTTTCATCCAACGACCGGGCGATATGGGCGACGATCCGTTCGCCGCGGTTGGACGTGTCTGTTGGAATTTCCCATTTGTGTACAATAATTCCGTCTTCTGTAATAAACGCCATCTTCGTCGTCGTGCCGCCAAGATCGATGCCTACCAACCATTGTTCCATCGCCATTCCCTCATCCTTTTCTCATTCGTTTTTCCCGCTCGATTTGCGCTTCCTGCCGCAAAACAAATAACGCAGCCTGCAATTGTTTGACATCGATAAGCTGAGACTCGTACAGCTCTTTCACTTCCTCCTCCATCAGCTCCAAATCGGCGATCCGGTCGCCGACATAAATGATCGTGCCAAACTGTTTGAGCAGCTGTTGCACATCGTATACTGTCTTCATCGTCATCGATTCTCCTTTTCTCCCTTTTTAGTGTATCGGCAAATATCCGCAGCCGTCAAGACAAAAAACGCAGGCGCTAAAAATCAGCACCTGCGTCAGCGGTCAGGGTCGCGCGGGTGAAGAATCGCCGGTCGCCGGTTTTTCAGCGGCATCGGCGAGCGGATGAGCACATCGCGCATCGCCCGATAAGAAAACGGAATAAACGGCCATAAATACGGGATGCCAAACGACGACATCCGGGCCAAGGAGATGATCCAAACGGTAAGGCCGAGCACATAGCCGTACAGGCCGAACAGGCCCGACAAAATGAGCAAAGCAATGCGGACGAGCCGGTTCGCCAAGCTCATCTCATAGCTTGGCGTCGCAAACGTGCCGATGGCGGCAACCGAGAAATATAAAATCACTTCGTTGGAAAAGAGGCCGACCTCCACGGCAATGCCGCCGATCATAAGCGCCGCCACCAAACCGAGCGCTGTCGCCAGCGAGGACGGCGTATGAATGGCGGCCATTCGCAGCATATCCATGCCGATTTCGATCATCAAAATTTGAGCAAAAAGCGGAATATCGCCTAATTTCGCCTTTCCTAAAAACTGCAGCGGCCCCGGCAGCAGTTTCGGCTCCGTCATCAATAAATACCAAAGCGGCAACAAAAACACCGACGCCCAGACAGCCAAAAAGCGAACGAGCCGCAAATACGCCCCGACGATCGGCTTGTTCCTGTATTCTTCGGCATGCTGCAAATGATGCCAAAACGTTGCCGGGGTGATAATGACGCTTGGCGACCCGTCAACGATGACGAGCACATGCCCTTCGTACAAATGGGCGGCCGCCGTATCAGGACGCTCCGTATAACGAATGACCGGGTACGGGTTCCAATGCCGCCCGGAAATAAACTCTTCAACCGTCTTTTCCGCCATCACGAGCCCGTCCGTATCGATGGCGGAAATCGACTGCCGGACGCGGCGGACAAGTTCCGGGTCGGCAATTTCTTCAATATAGCAAATGCAAATGTCCGTTTTCGAGCGGCGCGCCACCTGTACATACTCCATCCGCAGCGACGGGTCGCGGACGCGGCGGCGGATGAGAGCCGTATTAAAGATGATCGTTTCCACAAACCCGTCGCGCGCCCCGCGCACTACCCGCTCAGTGTCCGGCTCCTGCGGGCCGCGCACTGGATAGGTGCGGGCGTCAATTAAAAGGATGCGATCCACGCCATCAACGACGAGTGCCGTCGGTCCGGAAAGCACGGCGGCGACCGCCTCCTCGAGATCGTTCGTTTGCCCGATTTCTACATAAGGAAGATGCCTTTTTAACAGTTTTTCGAGCGGATCAGCGTCCAGTTCGCTCTCGTCTAGATGGGACAAATTTCTCATTAAATAATGCAAAATATCGTCTTTCACAAACCCGTCAATCATAAACAATGCCATCGCCCGGCCGCCATACTCGACGTCGAGGCGGATGACATCAAAGCTTTTGCCGACCCCAAGCCGCTCGGCTAAGTAAGCCGCATTGTCTTGGAGACGGCATGAAGCTGGCCGTTTCGGCACACGTTTGTCCATCGCCATCCCCCTGCATCTCGTGTTACTGTATACTCCCCATCATAGACAACCAGCAGGAAATTCATACATAAATGTCCCTTTCTATGCATATATTGGTGGAAACTTGTCCGCTCAGGGAGGATGCCATGAGACGATGGTTGTTGGCCGCCGTAGGAGCAGCGTTTTTTCTCGCCGCTATAGCTGCGCTGTTTTCGTGGTGGGAGCGTCAGCGCACCGAGGAAACGATTAAATTTTTCCCGCTTGACCGCGAGGCGGTGTTCACCGAAGCGAAAACCACTCTTGCGCTTGCAACAAACAAAGAGCGCGGGCGCTATTCGCTGCGTTGGTCCACTATCTCCACGCTGAATCGCCGCGCCTATTTGCGGCAAGACGTTTCATTGCTGTTTGCTGACGGCCGATTGGTTGATGTATTGTCCCGATGGGAGACGAACACCGGAACGATCGCTATGGAAAAAACAGCAATTATGCATGACAGCCGTTTTTTCCAAGCCATTTCGTTCCATCATGGTGAACTGCACAAGGGCGAAACGATCACAAGCAGCCAAACGATGTCAAGCGCGTATTTGTATGTCATCGACTCGCCATACCATCCGCTCGCATCATTCCGCCGGCCGAAAACGGACGCCGAGCGCGAATGGCAGCGCGTCTTGAACAAGGCAACGAACGAATTTCTCCGCCATAAGGCGGACGAGCTGCTTTCCCATTTTTCGCTATCGAAAGAAGACTACTACGCCCTTTATTTGCCGGAGCTTGTCGCTTATACGGAACAACCGCTGCCCGGCTTGTCGATGACAAAAACACAGACGATCATCGGCCGCCTATGGGAGGGGATCTATAAGTCGTACGTTCTCGGCATAAAAAAAGAGGATGGCTCCATCCTCTCGCCGATCGGCAGCACGGTGCCGCTTATTTTGATCCGGAAAGATTACGGTCAAATCCTTGTTTTGCTTGAAGCGAAAAATGGAGACAAAGTCATGCTCATCCAAGTTCCTTAGCGGAAACCAAGCCATAAGCCGGACGCTGCCAATAACAACGCGGCGGCCAATGCGCCGGCCTGCCGCCCCGAAGCGGTCTGCTTCGGCAAATGGACAGCACCCGCTGCCAGAAAGCCGCCGACAAGCCCGCCGATATGGCCGGCGTTGTCAATGCCGGGAACAAGCAGGCCAAACAGCAGGTTGACGACGATTAAGCTGATTACGTTCATGCCCATCGTCCGAAAAAATAGATGCCGGTAAACCGTCCCAAAATAAAGAAGTGCCCCAAACAATCCGAAAATGGCGCCGGACGCCCCGGCCGAAATCGATGGAGTGAACAAAAAGCTCGACAGCGTTCCGAAAAAACCAGCCGTTGCATAAATGATCAAAAAGCGAAGCGAACCGTACAACCGCTCTGTCGTCGTCCCTAAATAATACAGCGCAAACGTGTTCGTCAACAAATGCAAAAACCCGATATGCAAAAACATCGGCGTCAAAAATCGCCACCATTCCCCCGCCTCAATGAGCGGATTGAATTTGGCGCCATACCGGATCAAGACGTTGGGGTCCGTGCTGCCGCCGCTCCACTCGAGAACAAAAAACATAGCGACTTGCACGATCATCAGCAGCCGAGTGAACACCGGCCTGCCGTATTCAAAAATGCGCCGCTCTTCCTCCCGTTGGCGGCGCCATTCCGTCAGCACTTGATGTTTGAAACGCTCGGCGGCGGCGAACGGGTCTTCCTCTTCCGAAGATGGAGCCGGGCGGAGCGTCGCCCCGGTCATCTCCTCGAGCCGCGGCAGCATGTCATTGATGTTGCCGCTATGAATGAGAAGCGTATGAAACGCGCCATCGCCCGTCCCTAAAAGCAGCAGCGGTTCGTCAATGAGAAACTCCCAGTCATCAACCGGCGGATACGCCATGATGTATACGTTGACAACCCGGCCTCCTCTGCCGGTTGCCCGTCCGTCCATCCGCCGAATGAATTGCCACGTATATTCCATATCAAGACGCAACGACCGACTCCAGTCGAAATCGGCGCGGACGAGGCGGATGAGTGTCGGCCGCCGCCAGCGGGCCGATTCGAGCCATACTTCATCCCCGCGTTCGGCCATCCGCGCGATGCGGTAACCGCCGCGAAGCAAAAGATGAACAAGCTGCCAAAACAATACATCCATCGTTCCAACCATGTTCTTCTCTCCTTTTCTCCAGCAGGCCGAACCCAGCGGACAGCAAAGCTCCGGCTGTCTGGATGATCCAGCGCAAGCCAGAGGGAGGCTGTGCCGTTCCCGCCCCAGGCGCGCTTTTTCCCCCCCGCCCGCTTTGAAATCGACGATAAGGGTGGCCAGCTTCCCGTTCGCGGCATCATAAAACGGCCAGCCGGCCACCGCCTCTCTAGCGCAACATTTGCGACACAACCGCGTTGCGCACCGCCGGAATGTTGAGCGCAAAGCGAACAAGCTGCTTTCGCAGCGGCGGAATGCGCAACGCCCAGTCAGCCATTCGGTAACGATAGCGATAGGTGAGCCATCCGGCTGCGACCGCCAACAGCGAGTACGACCATTTGTTCATTGGTGTTCCCCCTTCATCAATATGACATGCTCGTTATTCTTTTTCCCTTTTTCCCCTTAATTATGAAGCAGACGGCCTAACGCCCCAGCACAAGGGCGGCGGCAAGCACCGCACCGGCAGCCGACAAGACGTTGACGGCATCGTTGTCAAGCCAGCGCCATCCTTTCACCTGAACGGTCATCCGCCCGCAATGCTGTTTTCGCTCGGTGGCGATCCCGCATACCGGACAGCGGTAAACGGTCTGCCAGGCGGCGCCAAGCCATGTATCCAGCCAGCTGCCAAACCAGCCGAACAGTGCAAGGGGGAGCCACGGTGCAGCGGGAAGGAGCAACGCGCCGCTGGCGGCGATGAACAGCGCCCCAGCAAGGGAAGCGGCCGTGCCAAGGAGCGTCACCGCTCCGGAAGTGCCGGCCTCGACCGGCTGAAAACTCGGCCATGTCCGCGGCGGACGCCGGCTCAAGGCACCGATTTCCGACGCCCATGTATCGGCGTTCGCCGCCGCGACCGCGACGACGAACAGCTCGTTCCAAACCGGGTCAGGGAG is a window from the Geobacillus stearothermophilus ATCC 12980 genome containing:
- a CDS encoding helix-turn-helix transcriptional regulator, giving the protein MEQTLKITSVLSDPTRFHIYEYMAKVHREVSVQEIAEKFHIHPNVARLHLTKLEDVRMVVSDTQKTGKGGRPSRLYRLSDEVIGLYFPFRDYQLLARIAIQTMAKLGPIGSEALRETGKRFGRELIASRLPHNGTASALTMADKIAIMEEAAEAAGFLPQLHYDEEKGVLYLDIFNCPFKEIAAQAPDTVCGMHHAFLEGMVETLFAGAEVTETENMMEGSHRCAYRTIIRP
- a CDS encoding DUF2626 domain-containing protein; the encoded protein is MDRMFRVLAFWTGIFAVMFYLGHMHTTSLIFFGQTVFFLFVGFLKLTERMYIYIFGAYLTIFFAAFTYWTTFMMVPGMGE
- a CDS encoding MBL fold metallo-hydrolase, whose translation is MEWTRIPVGPIQANAYLLSAADGACVIIDPGAEGATIVRRIEEKKLTPLAILLTHAHFDHIGGISDVLARWDIPVYVHENEKSWLQDPALNGSLYFGGPVVVRCEPTCLTGRTTLTIGPFVFDVRETPGHSPGSVSYYCEAAQLVFSGDALFAGSIGRTDLPGGNHQQLLASIHRKLLTLPEETLVLSGHGPETTIGMEMDTNPFLHGFS
- a CDS encoding DUF2759 domain-containing protein; translation: MGTVIIFALVTLLALYGMLRTLREKNVLGFLFGLGTAAVFGWFTVMTILHHGIPTGTH
- a CDS encoding M14 family metallopeptidase, which gives rise to MRVQAWPGDTLEKYGQWFSVPTELIVDANPHVDKGRLRPGQTVAIPGYGVIESWETLSRSLSLPIEALRRMPGAMAVIDGTAPLPMRIAAPVVRSVRPYDFAALTEDIDVIVRHYPFVRQRTIGYSVLGLPLVELQIGRGPVRVHMNGSFHANEWITTAVLMALIDDYVRALVNDDMLAGRRVLEYYHKTTLSVVPMVNPDGVNLVLNGPPEKEPHRSEAIRINGGAADFSQWKANIRGIDLNNQFPARWEIEQARKPPKGPAPRDFPGFAPLTEPEAKAMAALAEEGDFAMVVAFHTQGKEIYWGYEGLEPPEAEAAVKAMAEASGYQAIRYIDSHAGYRDWFIQTWRRRGYTVELGEGVNPLPLSQFAQIYRDSLGLFLAALEMA
- a CDS encoding ROK family glucokinase, with product MEQWLVGIDLGGTTTKMAFITEDGIIVHKWEIPTDTSNRGERIVAHIARSLDETLARLGGTKEQLLAIGIGAPGPVQEETGMLYEAVNLGWKHYPLKRQLEEETGLPVAVDNDANIAALGEMWKGAGGGARHLLFVTLGTGVGGGVIANGAIVRGTNGAGGEIGHMTMVADGGAPCNCGKTGCLETIASATGIVRIAGEKLAASERPSALRGGDVTAKAVFDAAKTGDALALEVVEEVTRYLGLALANAANVTNPEKIVIGGGVSKAGALLVEHVAAHFRRYAFPRVAAGAEIVLATLGNDAGVIGGAWLAKSLIGA
- a CDS encoding YqgQ family protein; the encoded protein is MKTVYDVQQLLKQFGTIIYVGDRIADLELMEEEVKELYESQLIDVKQLQAALFVLRQEAQIEREKRMRKG
- a CDS encoding spore germination protein codes for the protein MDKRVPKRPASCRLQDNAAYLAERLGVGKSFDVIRLDVEYGGRAMALFMIDGFVKDDILHYLMRNLSHLDESELDADPLEKLLKRHLPYVEIGQTNDLEEAVAAVLSGPTALVVDGVDRILLIDARTYPVRGPQEPDTERVVRGARDGFVETIIFNTALIRRRVRDPSLRMEYVQVARRSKTDICICYIEEIADPELVRRVRQSISAIDTDGLVMAEKTVEEFISGRHWNPYPVIRYTERPDTAAAHLYEGHVLVIVDGSPSVIITPATFWHHLQHAEEYRNKPIVGAYLRLVRFLAVWASVFLLPLWYLLMTEPKLLPGPLQFLGKAKLGDIPLFAQILMIEIGMDMLRMAAIHTPSSLATALGLVAALMIGGIAVEVGLFSNEVILYFSVAAIGTFATPSYEMSLANRLVRIALLILSGLFGLYGYVLGLTVWIISLARMSSFGIPYLWPFIPFSYRAMRDVLIRSPMPLKNRRPAILHPRDPDR
- a CDS encoding rhomboid family intramembrane serine protease, whose translation is MVGTMDVLFWQLVHLLLRGGYRIARMAERGDEVWLESARWRRPTLIRLVRADFDWSRSLRLDMEYTWQFIRRMDGRATGRGGRVVNVYIMAYPPVDDWEFLIDEPLLLLGTGDGAFHTLLIHSGNINDMLPRLEEMTGATLRPAPSSEEEDPFAAAERFKHQVLTEWRRQREEERRIFEYGRPVFTRLLMIVQVAMFFVLEWSGGSTDPNVLIRYGAKFNPLIEAGEWWRFLTPMFLHIGFLHLLTNTFALYYLGTTTERLYGSLRFLIIYATAGFFGTLSSFLFTPSISAGASGAIFGLFGALLYFGTVYRHLFFRTMGMNVISLIVVNLLFGLLVPGIDNAGHIGGLVGGFLAAGAVHLPKQTASGRQAGALAAALLLAASGLWLGFR
- a CDS encoding DUF92 domain-containing protein translates to MSGEWAYIAASAIAAGSGWLLRLLSASGAAATVVVGALVGYGFSWSGLWLLGLFFASSSFFSHIGRRKKEKLAEKVAKGGRRDAVQVLANGGVPAALGLLAALLPDPVWNELFVVAVAAANADTWASEIGALSRRPPRTWPSFQPVEAGTSGAVTLLGTAASLAGALFIAASGALLLPAAPWLPLALFGWFGSWLDTWLGAAWQTVYRCPVCGIATERKQHCGRMTVQVKGWRWLDNDAVNVLSAAGAVLAAALVLGR